One stretch of Chryseobacterium sp. LJ668 DNA includes these proteins:
- a CDS encoding VOC family protein produces the protein MIQFSYTILYVNDVNKSVSFYATAFGFNKKFVTPDNQYGEVATGPTTLSFATTALANSNLKDGFLNADLENKPFGIEIGFTTDDVKASLEKAVMAGAVVVSSPITKPWGQVVAYVRDIDGFLIEICTPMV, from the coding sequence TATCCTTTACGTAAACGACGTAAATAAGTCAGTTTCTTTTTATGCAACGGCATTTGGCTTCAATAAAAAATTTGTAACGCCTGATAACCAATATGGCGAGGTTGCTACCGGACCAACTACGCTCTCATTTGCGACGACTGCACTTGCAAATTCTAACCTTAAAGACGGTTTTTTAAATGCTGATCTAGAGAATAAACCTTTCGGAATTGAAATTGGTTTCACAACCGATGATGTGAAAGCTTCTTTAGAAAAGGCTGTTATGGCAGGAGCAGTAGTAGTTTCCAGCCCTATAACAAAACCATGGGGTCAAGTTGTAGCATACGTTAGAGATATTGATGGTTTCCTAATAGAAATTTGTACTCCAATGGTGTAA
- a CDS encoding MBL fold metallo-hydrolase, with product MKGHFLLLNVNLKLVMKNLHHLNCLKIVNPINDDVIGHCLLIENEGDLIMIDVGIGMLDTKNPSERLGDELIEAAGFMFDEDLTAFKQIKKLGLDPNKVKHCVISHLDPDHIGALADFPNSKVHVSYEEYENFKQGNPRYLKWQILNELNIYTYSKSKKTWFEFEAREVTLGKSFSVFLIPLFGHTIGHCGIAIKYNDTWLFYIGDAYYLREELYNNLHPVNQLAQLRADNDSERINTLKRIKNFISKNPEILVYCYHDRSEFDNLLRHNK from the coding sequence ATGAAAGGACATTTTCTCCTTTTAAATGTTAACCTTAAGTTAGTAATGAAAAATTTGCATCATCTCAACTGTCTTAAAATTGTAAATCCAATTAATGACGATGTTATAGGTCATTGCCTACTGATAGAAAATGAAGGTGATTTAATAATGATTGATGTAGGTATCGGAATGCTTGACACAAAAAATCCATCAGAGCGTCTTGGCGATGAGTTAATCGAAGCAGCCGGATTCATGTTTGATGAAGATCTAACTGCTTTTAAACAAATTAAGAAACTTGGTCTTGATCCTAACAAAGTCAAACATTGTGTGATTTCACACTTAGATCCAGATCATATTGGAGCTTTAGCAGATTTTCCTAATTCAAAAGTCCATGTCAGTTATGAAGAATACGAGAATTTTAAGCAAGGAAATCCCCGGTATTTAAAATGGCAAATTTTAAATGAACTTAATATTTACACCTACTCAAAATCAAAGAAAACCTGGTTTGAATTTGAAGCCAGAGAGGTTACATTAGGAAAAAGTTTTTCAGTGTTTTTAATTCCATTATTTGGGCATACTATCGGACACTGTGGTATAGCAATAAAGTATAATGATACGTGGCTGTTTTATATTGGAGATGCTTATTATTTAAGAGAGGAATTATATAATAATTTACATCCAGTTAATCAGCTTGCACAACTTAGAGCTGACAATGATTCAGAAAGAATAAACACGCTAAAAAGAATAAAAAATTTCATATCAAAGAATCCTGAAATTCTTGTTTATTGCTATCATGACAGATCAGAGTTTGATAATTTATTAAGACATAACAAGTAA
- a CDS encoding helix-turn-helix domain-containing protein, which yields MKYQVYNPPPILKEYVRYFWSIDHEDDGGVEKIIKIFADRFPRLIFQNLDGHIPTKSDSGIVLPNSFLSGIITKQTKYHVKGSYSHIGVSFYPHAIKSLFGIDAQELTDSLPDITNFSSQELNEKLYDVSTHEEKIEILVQYLTLKFFNFPTKTEEIKQIIHSGMDYSTTVKKMVTEHRISERKLERMFKTSIGVSPKKFLRILRFEKAINLLNSDKKNCIAEIAYELDYVDQSHFTKEFKDFSGFTPKDFQNKKKFGQESSSFLIK from the coding sequence GTGAAATATCAAGTTTATAATCCACCTCCAATATTAAAAGAATATGTACGTTATTTTTGGAGTATCGATCATGAAGATGACGGTGGTGTAGAGAAGATAATAAAAATCTTTGCAGACCGATTTCCTAGATTAATTTTCCAAAATCTCGATGGCCACATTCCCACAAAATCTGATAGCGGAATTGTCCTACCTAATTCCTTTTTAAGCGGAATTATTACAAAACAAACTAAATATCACGTTAAAGGGTCTTATTCTCACATAGGAGTGAGTTTCTATCCCCATGCGATTAAATCGCTATTTGGAATAGATGCACAGGAATTGACTGATTCCTTACCTGATATTACAAATTTCAGTTCTCAAGAGTTAAATGAAAAATTATATGATGTATCTACGCATGAGGAAAAGATAGAAATATTAGTCCAATATTTAACCCTCAAGTTTTTTAATTTTCCAACCAAAACTGAGGAAATTAAACAGATTATTCACTCAGGTATGGATTACTCCACAACTGTAAAAAAAATGGTAACTGAACATAGGATATCGGAAAGAAAATTGGAAAGAATGTTTAAAACATCGATAGGGGTATCCCCTAAAAAGTTTTTAAGAATATTAAGATTTGAGAAAGCAATTAATTTGCTGAATAGCGATAAAAAGAACTGTATTGCTGAAATAGCTTATGAGTTAGATTATGTTGATCAATCACATTTTACAAAGGAGTTTAAAGATTTTTCTGGATTTACACCTAAAGATTTTCAAAATAAAAAAAAATTTGGACAGGAAAGTTCATCATTTTTGATAAAATAA
- a CDS encoding DUF1896 family protein: MNQQKPDLSYFSLRLTELLSVSFPDKRNDQKFILLRSQLAESAYENAFKEGHSVSYCTEIAESILFEELTFSRYDLIFKVICNEFSLVLADEEIRPLALKMLTECDSVFSGYHLTKEFEDSLDYDVLYTELTGRIQI; the protein is encoded by the coding sequence ATGAACCAACAAAAACCAGATTTGTCGTATTTCAGTTTACGATTGACAGAGCTTCTGTCTGTAAGCTTTCCTGATAAAAGAAACGATCAAAAATTCATCTTGCTACGATCACAGCTTGCGGAGAGTGCCTATGAAAATGCCTTCAAAGAAGGTCATTCTGTTTCATACTGCACTGAGATCGCAGAATCAATATTGTTTGAAGAATTAACTTTTTCAAGATACGATCTGATCTTTAAAGTGATTTGCAATGAATTCAGTCTTGTCTTAGCTGACGAAGAGATTCGACCTTTGGCGTTGAAGATGTTGACAGAATGTGACTCTGTATTTTCAGGATATCATCTTACAAAAGAGTTTGAGGACAGTTTGGACTATGATGTATTGTATACTGAACTGACCGGACGTATTCAAATTTAG